From Paenibacillus sp. GP183, one genomic window encodes:
- a CDS encoding spore germination protein, whose protein sequence is MPSFAGVVKIVSNVGSFINGDNLIVAPTTSAKIYEGSGSGNIGDFSISSNLFSITAVVDSDAVDTGSNKVATGT, encoded by the coding sequence TTGCCCTCTTTTGCCGGAGTTGTTAAAATTGTGAGTAATGTGGGAAGCTTTATTAACGGAGATAACTTGATAGTTGCACCTACCACCAGCGCCAAAATTTATGAGGGCTCTGGCAGCGGCAACATAGGCGACTTTAGCATATCCAGTAATCTTTTCAGTATTACTGCTGTTGTTGATTCAGATGCTGTAGATACAGGAAGTAATAAAGTTGCAACCGGTACTTAA
- a CDS encoding DeoR/GlpR transcriptional regulator, producing the protein MNAEQKRRIAEEAIRHIEPGDRIVLDASSTAWYMAQILPDIPLTVVTNSIKVALELSSKDKIQVISTGGLLTRGSLSYVGPLAERSLDFYHVEKAFISGKGLHLQKGVSESSESQALIKQKMITIADEVFLLADYSKFGQQSFALVSRWDQIHHLITDGRADAEAVNQLRERSVDVIQLND; encoded by the coding sequence ATGAATGCGGAGCAGAAACGCCGAATTGCCGAAGAAGCGATCCGGCATATCGAACCGGGGGACCGAATTGTTTTGGATGCAAGCTCCACGGCTTGGTATATGGCCCAGATTCTTCCGGATATTCCGTTAACCGTAGTCACAAACTCGATCAAAGTGGCTTTGGAACTAAGCTCCAAGGACAAAATTCAAGTGATATCCACAGGCGGTCTGCTAACCCGGGGTTCACTTTCCTATGTAGGTCCTTTAGCCGAACGTTCCCTGGATTTCTATCATGTTGAAAAAGCATTTATTTCCGGCAAAGGTCTGCATTTGCAAAAGGGAGTCAGCGAATCGAGCGAATCACAGGCCCTGATCAAACAAAAAATGATCACTATTGCCGATGAAGTGTTCCTGTTAGCGGATTACAGCAAGTTTGGCCAGCAGTCCTTCGCCCTTGTAAGCCGCTGGGATCAAATCCATCACCTCATTACGGATGGCAGAGCTGATGCGGAAGCTGTCAACCAATTGCGGGAACGCTCCGTCGATGTGATTCAGTTGAATGATTAG